Part of the Mycoplasma mycoides subsp. mycoides SC str. PG1 genome is shown below.
TAATAACAAATAATGTCTTTTTATCAAAAGTTTTAAAAGTTTTATTTATAAAATTTGTGAAAGGGTTTGGCTTTGTTGTTTTTGTCATGAACTATTTACCTTTCTTTAGGTAACTAATTAATTACCTAATATTATTTTAGTTCATGTACAAGTCCTCTAAATAAAAATGAACGCATTTTCAAATTATTATTTTATTTGCAAGGTTAAATATTTAAATCACTATTGGCATAAAATTAAATTATAGGGTTAGTAACATAACCTTATACAAATATAAAAAAGAAATATTATAGTAAAAATAAAATTTTAAACCTTATTAATTCTAGTACTAGTTGATGTTGTTATTATAACTATTTCTTTTTATATAAATATTTTTATTCTTAACATGAACTTAAACTTTAAAATAAACTAAGCTGAATATCTACAAACAGTTATATATTATTTTTAGTAAATTTGTCTTTATTATAAAAACTTGCTAAAAATCAAAATACTAAAAACAGGTTATAAAAATCATTAAATGATCTTATTGATTTATTAGCTAATATTGGTTTTATTTCTCATTTAAAGCTGATAAAAAAATGTTATTAAATAAATAAATTTCTATAATAAATATAAAATCTAATAATAAATAATTAAATAATAATTCTAGAATAATTCTTTTTATATAAAAGAGAGGTGAATATAATGATCTTAGTAGCACACCGTGGTTTTAGAGGTCTTTATGGAGAAAACCGTGAATATGACTTTAAAAATGCACTAACAATTTGTAAAGCTGTTGAATTTGACATCAGATTAACAAAAGATGACAAGATTATCATTTTCCATGATCACAACTTTAAAAGAATTGGTAATTTAAATAGAGGTGTTAAAACTTTAACTTATGATGAAATTACAAAAATTCCTTACTTTGTTGAAAATCCTCTAGCAACTCCTATTTTATTTGAAGTATTTATGGATAGATATCTAGATCAATATGAAATGATCAATGTTGAAATTAAACCAGATCATTACACTGAAGATGAATTAGACATTATCTTTAATGCTATTAAAAAATACTGTAATAAAGGTGTTGAAATTATTGTTTCATCATTTAGTCCAGTAGTATTAAAAGAAATTTTAAAAAGAAAAGGAAATTACTACAAATCAGGATACTTATTTGAAAAAATGTCTCAATTTGATGTTGAATTAGGTAAAAAATTTGACTTTTTACACCCTCCAATTACTTTATTAAAAAAACAATCAAATTGCGAACTATTTAAAAAATTAAATATTCCTTTAAATGTTTGAACATTTAAAAAAATGTCTGATGTAGAAATTTTACACAAGATGTATAAAGATTTAATTAATGGTTATATTTCAGATTATCCTGATCTATATCCAAAAAATTAAATAATAAATAATAGTATGTAAAATAATAGCAAATTTGCTATTATTTTTTTATTTTAATATTTATATTTTTAATTATATAAAGCTTTATTTTAAACTAATTTGTTGTATACTTTAGTAGTGAATTAAATATCATAATGATAACATAGCAAGGAGAATAACTATGCCAAAAATTGATATTCAACCAAAGTACTTTGATCAAGCTAAATTTATTTGTACAACATGTGCAAGTGAATGAGTTTGTGGAACTTCTAAAGGTGAAGAAGTAAGAGTTGATGTTTGTTCAAATTGTCATCCTTTTTATACTGGGGCTCAAACTTATACAAACGTTGCTGGTCGTGTTGAACAGTTTAAATCAAAATTTGCTAAAAGAGATACAATTAAAGCACAAGTTGAAAAACAATCTCAAGTTCAAAAAGCAAAAAATAAAGAAAACAAATAATTTTGAGGTCCCTAGGATCTTTTTTATTTGACAAATCTATTAAAATAATATTAGTTGTTGGAGGTTAATTTTATGTCATATAAGATTAAAGAATTAACTTTTCGTTCTAAAAATCCTAGTTTAAATAAAGTTGATTTTATCGCTGATGATGGACAAATTGTTGATATTGTTATTGATAATAAAAAAGAAATGGACTTTTTTATAAAAGTTTTACTAGGTAAAAAGAAAAATAGTTCTGGTAGATTTCAAATTGATGATTTTGATATTATTAATAGAACTTATACTAAAAAACATGTTGAATTTATAAAACGTGATACTTGATTTCAACGTATAATTCCAAGTAAATGAATTTTAGTACTTTCTTTATTATTTGATCAAAATTTTTTAAAGACTGCATCAAATAAATATCTCGAAAAAAAATATGAATATTTATCACTAGTTGCAAGTAAAGGTGAATCTAATGATAAAAAATTAAGACAAAATATTGATAATTTAATTTCTAAACATATTAATTCAAAAACAAGAGAAGAACAAAAAGCATTAAACGAATCTATTAATACTCAAAAAAAATACAACCAAGAAAAGTTTTTAGCAATTGCTGAAAAATGACCAATTCAAATACGATTACTTTCTAAAGCAGTAGAAAACTTAAAAACTGAAATTAAAACAGCCACTTTAATGTTAATGTTTCAACAAACTTTATGAGATAATGTTTATGCATTAGATGAACTTAGAGATAATTGTAGTTGTGAGTATAATGCTAAACATTCATCAAATAAAAAACTTAAAAATAGTTGAAAAAAATTCGCTTATCAACAAACATATTATGCAGTTCATAAACAATTAAGAATAATTAGTACTAAAATAGCAGATCTGAGATTAAGTATTTTTAGACAACAAAGAAAATTAAAACAATTTGAAAAACAATTAGATTTCGAATTTAAAAAATATTTAAGATCCTTATTATCATCAACTACTAATAAAACAGAAAAAAAAGATATAAATAATAATTGAGAACAAACAAAAAAATATTTTACAGATTGAAAAAATGCTAATAAAAACACTTTAAATGATTTTGAAAAACAACAAATAGAACTTCACATAGAACCAATTAGAAAAACCACTCAACAATTAGGTGAGACAATCAATTTTTTAATACATCAATACCATGAAAGAGTATTATCTGATGAATTAGAATATATTGATAAAAGAAGATTTTTAAAACAAAAAAAAGAAAAGAAAAAAGAAATTAAAAGTGTTTTTAAACAAGCAGTTGAAAAAATGTCAACTAGTGTTGATAATTACAACATTAAATTTGAATGATTTATTAAAAGTAGTGTTAAGTATTTATCTTTAAATATTGTTTATTTAAAAATTTTAAAAGCTATTAATCTTAAAAAAAGAAATATTATCTTTTTTAATATAACAAAACATTTATCAGAAAAAGAACTTTTACAATTATTTGAAACTATTAAAAGTATTCAACAACACCATCTCTTAATGACTTTTATTTTTTTAAATGATTCTATAAATGATGTATATGATTTAAATAAAAGCATTTATTATACTAATAACAAATTAGAGTTAAAAGAAATGTTAACTGTTGATATTTTTGATAGTTTATTAAAAAAACAAGATAATAACATTAATAAAATTAGTTATAAAAAAATTAATGAAAATGAAATTAAATTTTTAAATGAATCAACTTGAGTATTAACTAATTATAATTTAAAAGATACTGGTTATATTTCATTTAATCCATTAAAAATCTCAACAGAACCTAAAAAAAGAATTGATTTATTACTATCAGCAACAGTAATTAAATCTAAAAAATTTATAGATAAATCAATGTATTTTGCACTAACTGAAGAAAAAGAAAAAATTTATTTTTATGATAGAACTAATTTATATAAAGATAATGATGAAATAGTACTTTATATAAGTAAAGATTCTATTAGTAATATTAATTAAAGGAGTTATATGTTAGATCAAAAAAAATCACAACTATTATTAGATAAAATTAAGCAATATCAAAATATTATTATTACAAAACATAAACAACCTGATTGAGATGCTCAAGGTAGTGCAATTGGATTAGCAAACATTATTAATGATAATTTTAAAAATAAAACTATTTATGTAGTTGGATCTAGAATTAGTGATGATGATAGTTTTTTTATTGATGAAACTAATTTAAGTGATGAATTTGTTAAAAATAGTTTAATTATTACAGTTGATACTGCTACAAAAAAAAGAGTAGATTTTAATAGATTTGATTTAAGTTGTGATAGTTTTAAAATTGATCATCATATAAATGTTGAAGATTATTGTAATAATGATTTAATAGATGATAGTAGTATTTCAAATACTCAAGTTATTAGTTTATGAGCTTTAGAAAATGATTTATTTATTTCACCAACTGCTGCTTATAATTTATATTTAGGTTTATTAACTGATTCAAATAGATTTTTATATGATAAAACTAATCAAACAACTTTTTATGTTGCATCTAAGCTATTAGAAGCTGGAGCTAATTTAAAAAAAGCAAATGACTTTTTATATGTATCAGATCTAAAATTAAGACAATGAGTGATGTATAGTTTTTCTAAAATGAAATTAACTAATACTGGTATTGCTTATATTGTTTTATTAGATGAAGATTTAAAAGGTTGAGATTTGAGTTATGAAGAAACTAAATTAGCACTTTCAGTTATGAGTGGAATTAAAGAAATTAAAATTTGATTTACAATTATACAAGTAGAAGATATTTTAAAAGTTTCATTAAGAAGTAGAGATTTTAGTATTGATAAAATTGTGAATAAATATAATGGTGGAGGTCATAGATTAGCTAGTGGAGCTGAAATTAGTTCATTAGATCAAATTAATGATTTAATTAATGATTTAGAACAATTAATTAAAGGAGAACAATAAAATGACAGAATTAGATATTAATGAAATAGAAGCATATAATTCTAATAAAATGGGTTGAATTGAACTAATTACAGGTTGTATGTTTGCTGGAAAAACTGAAGAATTTATAAGACGTTTAAGAGTTTTAAGTTATGCTAAAAAAAGAGTATTAGCTTTTAAACCAAGTATTGATAATAGATATTCAGTTGAAAATATAATTTCACATTCAGGAAGTAAATTAGATTCATATTTAGTACATTCAAGCGATGAGATTAAACAAATTATTGAAAAAGAAAATCAAATTCAACAAGTTGATGTAATAGGAATTGATGAAGTACAATTTTTTGATGAACAAGTTGTTGAGTTAATTGAACAACTAGCAAATCAAGGGATTATTGTAATAGTTAATGGATTAGATAAAGACTTTAGATGCCTACCATTTAAAAACGTTGATAAGTTATTAGTAACAGCAGAATTTGTAACTAAACTAAGAGCTAGATGTCATTTATGTGGAAATTTTGCAAATAGATCTCAAAAAATTGTTAATGGTCAACCTGCTTTATGAGATTCTCCTTTAATTCTAGTTGATGGTAAAGAAAGTTATGAAGCAAGATGTAGAAACTGTTTTATAGTTCCTAAAAAGGAAGTGTAATTATGAATGCTAAAACATATGAAGCATTAGAAACAATGCAAAAAAGATTGCTTCAAATTTTAAAAGATTTAGAAGATGAAAATATTTTAAAAGATATTAAAAAATTTACTGAACTAAACAAAGAAAAATCTAATTTAGAAGAAGTTGTTGAAAAATTTGTTGAATATAAAAAAGCAGTTGAACATATAAAAGATGCTAAAGCTATATTAGAAAATGAAAAAGATCAAGAATTAATTGAACTAGCAAAAATTGAATTAGATGAAAATAATGATAAAGTTGAACATTTACAACAAGTAATTGAAGAAATGTTATTACCAAAAGATCCAAATGATGATAAAAACGTTATTGTTGAAATCAGAGGGGCTGCTGGTGGAGATGAAGCTAATATTTTTGCTGGTGATCTTTTAAGAATGTATAAACTTTATGCTGAAACTCAAAATTGAAAAATAAATATTTTAGAAGCATCAGTTGGTGAAGCTGGTGGTTATAGTCAAGTTGTGTTTATGATCAAAGGTGATAGAGTTTATTCTAAATTAAAATTTGAATCAGGAGCTCATCGTGTTCAACGTGTTCCAAAAACTGAAGCTAAAGGAAGAATTCAAACTTCAACAGCAACTGTTGCTGTTTTACCTGAAATGAGTGAAGTTGAAATTGAAATTAGATCAAATGATTTAAGAATTGATACATATAGAGCTTCTGGAGCTGGTGGTCAACATGTTAACACTACTGATTCAGCAGTAAGAATTACACATTTACCAACTGGAATTGTTGTAACTAGTCAAGATGGAAGATCTCAACATGATAATAAGGACATAGCAATGACAATGTTAAGAACAAAAGTTTATGAAGCTGAAGTTGAAAAACAACAAGCTCAAGCGGATGCAACAAGAAAAAATGCAGTTGGAACTGGTGCTAGATCTGAAAAAATTAGAACATATAATTACCCACAAAATCGTGTTACTGATCATAGAGTTGGTTTAACTTTAAATAAATTAGATCAGGTTATGGAAGGTAATATTGATGAATTTATTATTGCTTTAATTAATGAAGAACAACGTCAAAAAGTAGCTGAGCAATTAGAAAAAAACAATGAATAATACTATTTTTAATGTTTTAAATAAAATAAAAAACACTAACATCAGTCTGAATAAGGCTGATGTTTATCATATTTTAGAACATATTATAAATAAAGATTACCAATGAATTATTAGTAATTTAGATCATAAATTAACAAAAAAACAAATTTATAAAATAGATCAAATACTTGATTTATTAAAACAAAACTATCCTTTAGCTTACATTTTAAAAAGTAAGTATTTTTATTCAAATATTTTTTTTGTTAATAAAGATGTTTTGATCCCAAGAAATGAATCTGAATTAATAATTGATCATGTTAGTGAATTTGTTAAAAATAATAATGATTTATTAATAGTTGATTTGTGTACTGGTAGTGGGTGTTTAGGAATTAGTTGTGCTTTATTAAATGATCAAAATAAAGTGATTTTAACTGATATATCTTATAAATCTTTAAAAGTAGCTAATAAAAATATTAAGAAATTTAATTTAATAAATACTAGTTGTTTAAATGGAAATTTTATTGATGTTTTAATCAAAAATAATCTAAAGGCAAATCTAATAATTTGTAATCCTCCATATATTGATATAAATGATCAAAATATAGATAAAAACGTAATAGATTTTGAACCAAGCATTGCTTTATTTGCACCAAACAAAGGTTTATATTTTTATGAAATTTTAATTAAAAATATAGATAAAATTGTTGATACTAATAAAAACTTTTTAATTGTTTTAGAGTTTGGATGATTACAAAAAGACTCAATAGAACAATTATTGATTAATAATTGTTTAAAATATAAATGAGAATTTAAAAAAGACTACAATGATTATTGAAGAAATTTAATTATTAAAAATTTTTAAGGACAAATATGTATAAAAATAAAAACTTTAAAATTAAAATAATAAATAATAAATTTTCAATGAGAATTAAAGATATTGATCCTAAAATTGAACAAAAAAACTTTTCTATTTATTTAAAAGCTATTTTAGGATTAGTTGTTTTTTTAATTACACTATTACCTTTTTATGCTTATTTACATTTAATTTTTAAACACGAATCTTTAAGTTTTTATTTTGCAAATTATAGTATTATTTCAAAATATGTAGATCTGCCAAGTAAGTCTCAAATTTGAGGATTAGCTATTAGTGCTTTAGTATTTATGGCAATTGTTATTACGATGTTTATTAGTTTTAAAGCATTAGTAAATATGTCCAATAATAAAAGATATAAACAAGTAATTATTGCTTTAATTATTATTTTTGGAATTTTAACTATTTTATTTCAAGGAATTTCTCAATATTTTTATGGGTATTTTCAAGACTTTTTTAACTATCAAGTAATTAGTGGATTAGATAATAAAATCAGTGATTTTAAAAAGATTACTACACAATTTATCGAATTTGAAAAAAATACAAGTAGTATTTATAACTGAATTGATGTTAATAATATTTGATGAATTATTTTTGTGCAAATCTTTTTAATGTTTGTTACAAGTATTTCTTTACAAAATATTACTTTTTTTGAATATGAAAAAAATAGTGAAGATAAATACATAAATTATTTTGTTCAAAAAAATAAAGTGATTTATCAAAATAGAATTAAATTATTTGTAAACAATTTATTTTCTTTTACTGATAAAACTTTATCTAATTGATTAATTATTTTAGCATTAATGATTTGCTTTCCAATATTAATTTATATTGTTGCAATTTCAACTAGAGGTAGTGAAAAATCATTAATTTATTGAACACACCAACTACCTAATTTATTAAAAGATTATCAAAATTGAAATACAATTTTTGATCAATATAAAAATCAATTAAATTTAACTAAAAGTAGTCCTTTATTAATATTATCTTCACCAATTATTTTTTTAGGTATTACTTTATCAACAGTTTTATTTTTATTAACTATTTCAATTAGAGATGAAAAATCATCACAATTAGTTTTAAGAACTAAGTTTATATTATTATCAATTTTAATATCATTATTAATATTAAGTATTTTTATTTCTCAACTTGAATTACATAAATTATTAATCGCTTGAAATACTTCTAATAATGAGCAAATTATTGGATCAAATTATATTCAAACAATCAAACAAATTACAGGACAAAAAGTATTTGAAAACATTGGTCAAAAACTATTTTTATTAAATAACATTGATCAAAAAATAGATTCGATTTTTAATGATCGTTACATTATAAGTGTATGCATTAGTTTTTTAGTAGTTTCAACTATTACTGGATTTTGTATTATTTTAAAAGGAATGTTAGATAAAAGATTAGCGATTGATTTTGTCAAAAACCAATTTAAAAATAAGAAATTATTTAGAAAATAGGATTTATTATGTTAACAGATATAAAAATAAATAAAGCTATAGAGCTATTAAAAAATAATCAAATTATTATTTTACCAACTGATACTATTTATGGATTATCAGCTATTTATAGTTTAGAAAATCAAATTAGAGTTAATCAAGTAAAAAATGCTGATATTACTAAGCCTTTAATTGTTTTGATTTCTAACTTAAATCAATTAAATGATTTAGAAATTACTGATTTAACTGATAAAGATTATTTATTAAATGATGAACCTACTACTGTTATTTTTAAAACTAAAAGCTCAAGTATTGCTATTAGATTAGTTAAAAGAGAAGATATCAAACAAATTATTAATAAAATAGGACCTATTATTTCAACAAGCGTTAATTTACATAACTTTAAACCTTTAATAAAAGAAAGCGATTTAATTAATTTTAATAAAAATATAGAAGTATTTTTTGATACACAACTAAATAATAAACCTTCAAAAATATATAGCAGCATTATAAAAAAATATTTAAGGTAAAATTTTTATACCATATTATTAACTAAATATCTATAGGTTTTTAACTACCTAGTCATTCTAAAATCCAGAAAATTATGATATATTTATATTGAATGTAAAGGAACTTAAACATATGAACTCGCACAGTTTAGTATTTAACTACAGAGACAACAAACACTTTTTACAAGAGATGTACACTATCATTAAAAAAAGAGGACCAAAAACTTTTGAAGAGTGAATGGTTAATAATAATTTTGATTCAGCTTATATTCCAGTAACTATTGTTAATGAGAGAAATGGTGTTTTAGCAGTTAGTGGTTTTATTAAAAGTAAAGCAATTATTAATAAAACTTTTTTAAATACAATTTTACTAACTAATACTTTTACAAAAGCAAAAGAAAGTAATCCTTTAATTGTTAATGAATTAATTCAAGGAGTTGTTAAAAAATATGAAAACATTTCTGATTTTATTTATACTTTTTCAAATGTAGAAAATGATGAAGTTTTAATTAGAAATGGTTTTAAAAAAATAAAAGAATATACTTATTTTATGCGATGAGATCCTAACAAAGAAGCAAAATTAAGTGTTTTAAAAAGATTAGATTTAGATACTAATCAAGCTGATTTTGAGTTTGTTAAAGATGAATTATTTCACAGTAGTAAAAACAATTCTTTATTTTATATTAGAGAAGATGGTGCATTATCAATTTATAGTTTATTAAAATACTATAGAAACAATGTGTTTTATATTTTTAATTTAGATGCTATTGTTATATTTTCAATTAATAATAAGACTTTTCAATTAATTGGATTATATTCAAAAAATGAAATTGATGTTTTAGAACTTTTAGATGCAATTGTTCCTAAAGGAATTTCGTTAATAGAATTTTATTTTGTTCCAAACATTAAAAGTAAGTTTGTAGTAAAAGAATTAAGAAAAGTAAGGGCTGCTGATTGTCAACATAGATCATTTTTATATGTAAGACAAAGCACAACTAATTTAGAAGCATCTAAGTTTGTTGTTCCTTTATTAAATAGATTAAAATAATGACTAAATAACTACTACATAGTAGTTATCTTTATTTTGGTATTTAAAATAGTGTAGTTTAATAAAAAGTAGTTATGTTATAATTTTTAAAAATATTTTAATTTTAAATACTAACTTTTATATAAGTCTGCTATTAGCAAATGTTTTAAAAAATAACTTTCATTAAATAGGTTTATTTCAAATAAAGCCTATTTTTTTATAAAATAAAAGTAATTTAGCGGTGATAAAATGAAAAGAAAAATTATTAAAAAAAACTTAGCTTTAGTAAAAAAGAAAAGGCTGTTTTTAGATTTTTTAAAAAATAATCAATTAGAAGATGTTTATTTAAAAAACACAGATTTTAATAAAAAATCTAACATTTTATTAAATAACTTTATTATTATTTTAAAAATTAATAATTTAAATTATAAGAATTATTGAGCTAATATTTCTTTTATAAATTTTTGTATTTATTATCTTTATCACAAGTTTTATAAAAGTTTATCAGATCAAAAATTAAATCAAATCAATTTAACTATAAAAAAAATTGCAACAAATAGAAAATACAATAGCTTAGATATAAATTATGAAAAACAACTAATAGAAATTGTTAAACAATATGATATTAAATTTAGCACTGATTTTTTAAAAACTTATTTTAATAACCATCAAATTTATCACTACATTAGTAATAGTTTTAGTTTAATGTTTGATAAAGATAAAAAAATATTTGCTTATAGTTATTGTTATTGATTAATTTTATTTATTTATATTAAAAAGTATTTGAGCTTGCAACTAAATTATAAATACTCATATAGTTTGTTTAATTTAGAAATGATATGTAATGAAAATTATATTAAAAACATTAAACAATTAACACCAATCTTTTTTAATCTTTTAATTATGAAAAACAATAAATGAATTAGTAAATTAGATATTAAAAGGAAGAAAAAATAATGAAAAAGCCCATTGTTACAGTTTTATCTTTAGTTTTTATGTTTGGTTTAACAATATTTGGTTTGTTGTTATTAAACATTTATTTTTTTACTTGACCTTTAATTGGATTTGGAATTTTTCATTTACTTGCAATTATTTGAGCTTTTATAGTATTAGCTGATAAAAAAAGAAGATTTGAAACAAGAATTAGATGATTTTGTTTTATTGTTTGTATTCCTATAATTGGAGTTTTATCTTACTTATTTTTTGGTAGATCTTATAAGTATAAAATTACAAAAAACTACAAGTTTTTAGAGATTAAAAATAAACATTTAGAAAATGAATTAGAACAAATCGATCAAATTTTAACTAATCAAATTCCTCAATTTAAACGTGCATTTAAAACAGCTTCTATTTCACAAACTAGTAATATTTTTTTAAATACTAAAGTTGAGTTTTTAGAAAATGGTAATCAATTATTCTTAAATTTGTTTAAAGATATTAAAAATGCTAAACACTATATTCTATTAAATTTTTATATTTTTAAAGATGGTAAGTTATTAGATGAATTAACTAATTTATTAATTAGAAAATTAAAAGAAAATGTTAAAGTTTATATAATTTATGATTTTGCTGGAAGTTATACATTATTTGAAGAAGCAAAAATTAAGTTATTAGAATATGGGTGTCAAATTGTTTGTTATGCACCAATTAGATTTCCATTTATTAAATGAACAGCAAATTATAGAGATCATAGAAAAGATATAGTAATTGATAATAAAATTGGTTATATTGGTGGAATTAATATTGGTGATGAATATATTAATTTAGATAATAAGTTTGGTTATTGAAATGATTGTTCTTTAAAAATTACAGGTAATGCTGTAAGTGAAATTCAACGTATTTTTATAAGTGATTTTGATTTTTATAAACCAAGCTTTAAAAAAATTTCAATTAAACAAGATTTAGATTTAAACAATATTTATCCAGTTAAATGTAAAGATCAATTAGTTCAAATTGTTTCAAGTGGGCCAAATCATGAAGAACCTTTACATTTATCTATTTTTATTAATTTAATTAATTCAGCTCAAAAAAGAATTTGAATCTCAACTCCATATTTTATTCCTCCTCAAGAAATTAGAACTGCTTTAATTAATGCTGCTAATTCAAAATTAGATGTAAGAATTTTAATTCCAGGTTTAACTGATAAAGCTTTTTTATTAGATCAAACAAAGCAATGAACTAGAGAATTATATAAAGCTGGAGTTAAAATTTATTCTATTAATAATGTTTTTAATCATAATAAAACTTATTTATTTGATGATGAAATTACATTTATTGGATCAACAAATCTTGATTTTAGAGCTTTATTTGCAGATCAACAAACAATGGGATTAATTTATTCTAAATCATTAAATAAAACTATTTCAAATAAATTTGAACAAGATTTTAAAAACAGTTATTTATATGATCATTTACCAAATAAAAACATTAACTGATTTAGAAAAATAGTAATTAAAATTTATAACATTATTCAACCTTTATTATAAAAATTTTATTTTTAAAATATTATTTTTTTAATTAGTATGATTTTGTTGAAACTAACTTATTTTTATATATAATATAAAACGTGTTAATTCAACACACTCGGAAATGTGAAAGGAGGAAAATACATGCCAACAATTAACCAATTAGTTAAAGTTAACCGTAAAGCAAAAACATGAAAAACTAAAGCTCCAGCCTTAAACAGAGGGATTAATACTTTAATTAAAAAAGTTACAAAAATCGCATCACCTCAAAAACGTGGAGTATGTACGCGTGTTGCAACAATGACACCTAAAAAACCTAACTCAGCGTTACGTAAATACGCTCGTGTTAGATTAACAAATGGAATGGAAGTTAATGCTTATATTCCTGGAGAAGGACACAACTTACAAGAACACAGTGTTGTTTTAATTCGTGGTGGACGTGTTAAAGACTTACCTGGGGTTAGATATCACGTAATTAGAGGTACTTTAGATACTCAAGGTGTAGCAAAACGTTCTCAAGGACGTTCACTATATGGAGTAAAAAGACCAAAAGTTAAAAAATAATAAATCAAATTAATAAGTGTGTATATGAATTAAAAAGAACACATTAAAAGTAGCATATTTATATTAAAAAGAAAGGAGTTATTACCATGCGTAAAAATAGAGCAGAAAAAAGAGATGTTTTAGCAGATCCAATTTATAATTCTAAATTAGTTACTCGTGCAATTAACAAAATTATGTTAGATGGTAAAAGAGGAATTGCTCAGTCAATTATTTATGATGCATTTAATATAATTAAAGAAAAAACTAATAAAGAACCAATTGAAGTATTTAATAAAGCTATTGAAAATATTAAACCTCACTTAGAATTAAAAGTTCGTCGTATTGGAGGAGCTAACTATCAAGTTCCTATAGAAGTTTCAGCTGAAAGACAAATCACTTTAGCTTTACGTTGATTAATTAATTATGCAAGATTAAGAAACGAAAAAGTTATGACAATTAAATTAGCTAATGAAATTATTGATGCATCAAATAATATTGGTGGATCAGTTA
Proteins encoded:
- a CDS encoding glycerophosphodiester phosphodiesterase; the encoded protein is MILVAHRGFRGLYGENREYDFKNALTICKAVEFDIRLTKDDKIIIFHDHNFKRIGNLNRGVKTLTYDEITKIPYFVENPLATPILFEVFMDRYLDQYEMINVEIKPDHYTEDELDIIFNAIKKYCNKGVEIIVSSFSPVVLKEILKRKGNYYKSGYLFEKMSQFDVELGKKFDFLHPPITLLKKQSNCELFKKLNIPLNVWTFKKMSDVEILHKMYKDLINGYISDYPDLYPKN
- the rpmE gene encoding 50S ribosomal protein L31, which produces MPKIDIQPKYFDQAKFICTTCASEWVCGTSKGEEVRVDVCSNCHPFYTGAQTYTNVAGRVEQFKSKFAKRDTIKAQVEKQSQVQKAKNKENK
- a CDS encoding DHH family phosphoesterase → MLDQKKSQLLLDKIKQYQNIIITKHKQPDWDAQGSAIGLANIINDNFKNKTIYVVGSRISDDDSFFIDETNLSDEFVKNSLIITVDTATKKRVDFNRFDLSCDSFKIDHHINVEDYCNNDLIDDSSISNTQVISLWALENDLFISPTAAYNLYLGLLTDSNRFLYDKTNQTTFYVASKLLEAGANLKKANDFLYVSDLKLRQWVMYSFSKMKLTNTGIAYIVLLDEDLKGWDLSYEETKLALSVMSGIKEIKIWFTIIQVEDILKVSLRSRDFSIDKIVNKYNGGGHRLASGAEISSLDQINDLINDLEQLIKGEQ
- a CDS encoding thymidine kinase; translation: MTELDINEIEAYNSNKMGWIELITGCMFAGKTEEFIRRLRVLSYAKKRVLAFKPSIDNRYSVENIISHSGSKLDSYLVHSSDEIKQIIEKENQIQQVDVIGIDEVQFFDEQVVELIEQLANQGIIVIVNGLDKDFRCLPFKNVDKLLVTAEFVTKLRARCHLCGNFANRSQKIVNGQPALWDSPLILVDGKESYEARCRNCFIVPKKEV
- the prfA gene encoding peptide chain release factor 1; the protein is MNAKTYEALETMQKRLLQILKDLEDENILKDIKKFTELNKEKSNLEEVVEKFVEYKKAVEHIKDAKAILENEKDQELIELAKIELDENNDKVEHLQQVIEEMLLPKDPNDDKNVIVEIRGAAGGDEANIFAGDLLRMYKLYAETQNWKINILEASVGEAGGYSQVVFMIKGDRVYSKLKFESGAHRVQRVPKTEAKGRIQTSTATVAVLPEMSEVEIEIRSNDLRIDTYRASGAGGQHVNTTDSAVRITHLPTGIVVTSQDGRSQHDNKDIAMTMLRTKVYEAEVEKQQAQADATRKNAVGTGARSEKIRTYNYPQNRVTDHRVGLTLNKLDQVMEGNIDEFIIALINEEQRQKVAEQLEKNNE
- the prmC gene encoding peptide chain release factor N(5)-glutamine methyltransferase — protein: MNNTIFNVLNKIKNTNISLNKADVYHILEHIINKDYQWIISNLDHKLTKKQIYKIDQILDLLKQNYPLAYILKSKYFYSNIFFVNKDVLIPRNESELIIDHVSEFVKNNNDLLIVDLCTGSGCLGISCALLNDQNKVILTDISYKSLKVANKNIKKFNLINTSCLNGNFIDVLIKNNLKANLIICNPPYIDINDQNIDKNVIDFEPSIALFAPNKGLYFYEILIKNIDKIVDTNKNFLIVLEFGWLQKDSIEQLLINNCLKYKWEFKKDYNDYWRNLIIKNF
- a CDS encoding L-threonylcarbamoyladenylate synthase, producing MLTDIKINKAIELLKNNQIIILPTDTIYGLSAIYSLENQIRVNQVKNADITKPLIVLISNLNQLNDLEITDLTDKDYLLNDEPTTVIFKTKSSSIAIRLVKREDIKQIINKIGPIISTSVNLHNFKPLIKESDLINFNKNIEVFFDTQLNNKPSKIYSSIIKKYLR